In the Theobroma cacao cultivar B97-61/B2 chromosome 1, Criollo_cocoa_genome_V2, whole genome shotgun sequence genome, one interval contains:
- the LOC18612636 gene encoding fimbrin-2 encodes MSGYVGILVSDPWLQNQFTQVELRSLKTHFMSMRRESGKLTVGDLASRMSRLKVVGENLSEQERADFIADLYPNLNDEVDFEFFLKVYLKLHAHASARTGSPAKNSSAFLKAATTTLLHTISESEKASYVAHINNYLAQDGFLNKYLPINPSSNDLFEIVKDGVLLCKLINVAVPGTIDERAINTKRVLNPWERNENHTLCLNSAKAIGCTVVNIGTQDFIEGRRHLVLGLISQIIKIQLLADLNLKKTPQLVELVDDSKDVEELMSLPPEKILLRWMNFQLRKSSYKKIVTNFSSDVKDAEAYAYLLNVLAPEHSNPSTLAVKDPLQRAKLVLEHADRMGCKRYLTAKDIVDGSPNLNLAFVAHIFQHRNGLSTQTKQISFLETLPDDAQISREERVFRFWINSLGNSTYIDNVFEDLRNGWILLETLDKVSPGIVNWKVANKPPIKLPFKKVENCNQVVKIGKQLKFSLVNIAGNDIVQGNKKLILAYLWQLMRYNILQLLKNLRFHSHGKEITDVDILRWANTKVSNSGNQSRMDSFKDKSLSDGIFFLELLSAVQPRSVNWSLVTKGVTDEQKKMNATYIISIARKLGCSIFLLPEDITEVNQKMILTLTASIMYWFLKQPVEEKPSATSDSENGSPLETISNSTIDDSASESSLE; translated from the exons ATGTCAGGTTACGTTGGCATTTTGGTCTCAGATCCATGGCTGCAGAACCAGTTCACTCAAGTCGAGCTTCGCAGCTTAAAGACTCAC TTTATGAGTATGAGAAGAGAGAGCGGGAAGCTGACGGTGGGAGACTTAGCATCGAGAATGTCGAGGTTGAAAGTTGTAGGAGAGAATCTGAGTGAGCAAGAACGAGCTGATTTTATCGCTGATTTGTATCCTAACTTGAACGATGAAGTCGATTTCGAGTTCTTTTTGAAG GTTTATTTGAAACTTCATGCACATGCAAGTGCAAGAACAGGAAGTCCAGCAAAGAACTCATCAGCATTCCTAAAAGCAGCTACAACTACTCTGCTTCACACCATAAGCGAATCTGAAAAGGCATCCTATGTTGCCCATATCAATAATTATCTTGCTCAAGATGGGTTCTTAAACaaatacttacccattaatcCTTCCTCTAATGATCTCTTTGAGATTGTTAAAGATGGAGTTCTTCTTTG CAAGCTTATAAATGTAGCAGTTCCGGGTACGATTGATGAAAGGGCTATTAATACTAAGAGGGTGCTCAATCCATGGGAAAGAAACGAAAATCATACGCTATGTCTCAACTCTGCCAAGGCTATTGGTTGCACTGTAGTCAATATTGGGACACAAGATTTCATTGAAGGAAGG AGACATCTTGTGCTAGGATTGATTTCTCAAATTATTAAG ATACAACTGTTGGCGGACCTCAACTTGAAGAAAACACCTCAGTTGGTGGAGCTTGTTGATGATAGTAAG GATGTGGAAGAATTGATGAGTTTACCACCAGAGAAGATCTTGCTGAGGTGGATGAATTTTCAACTGAGGAAATCATCATACAAGAAAATAGTCACAAATTTCTCTTCTGATGTAAAG GACGCAGAGGCTTATGCGTACCTTTTAAATGTTCTTGCACCTGAGCATAGTAATCCCTCTACATTGGCCGTCAAAGATCCATTACAGAGAGCAAAGTTGGTCCTTGAACATGCAGATAGGATGGGATGCAAGAGATACTTAACTGCAAAGGATATTGTGGATGGTTCCCCAAATCTTAATCTTGCTTTCGTTGCACATATTTTCCAGCACAG GAATGGCCTTTCAACTCAAACAAAACAGATATCTTTTCTTGAAACTCTACCAGATGATGCCCAAATTTCTAGAGAAGAAAGAGTATTTCGCTTCTGGATCAATAGTCTTGGAAATTCAACATACATTGACAATGTCTTTGAAGATCTCAGAAATGG GTGGATTCTTCTAGAGACCCTTGACAAGGTGTCACCTGGGATTGTTAATTGGAAGGTTGCTAACAAGCCTCCTATTAAGTTGCCAtttaagaaagtagaaaattgtAACCAAGTGGTTAAAATAGGGAAACAGTTAAAGTTTTCCCTGGTTAATATCGCTGGAAATGACATTGtgcaaggaaataaaaaactaatattgG CTTACTTGTGGCAATTAATGAGATACAACATTCTCCAACTTCTGAAGAACCTAAGATTCCATTCCCATGGAAAAGAAATTACTGATGTTGATATTCTAAGGTGGGCTAACACCAAAGTAAGCAATTCCGGAAACCAGAGTCGCATGGATAGTTTCAAG GACAAAAGCTTGTCAGATGGCATATTTTTCCTTGAGCTTCTTAGTGCAGTGCAGCCTAGATCTGTAAACTGGAGTCTTGTTACAAAAGGAGTAACTG ATGAGCAGAAAAAGATGAATGCCACCTACATCATTAGTATTGCGAGGAAGCTGGGGTGCTCAATTTTTTTGCTTCCTGAAGACATAACTGAG GTGAATCAAAAAATGATCCTCACATTGACTGCAAGTATCATGTATTGGTTCTTGAAACAACCCGTTGAAGAGAAACCATCTGCAACTTCAGATAGCGAAAACGGAAGCCCACTGGAGACGATCTCTAATTCAACAATTGACGACTCAGCATCTGAATCATCACTAGAGTAG
- the LOC18612639 gene encoding putative lipid-transfer protein DIR1, translating to MATGKLVASMLIMVALMFEGSRAMTLCDIDDKGLADCKPSVTQPNPVDPSPDCCEALKGADLACLCSYKNSMWLPSFGIDPMLALSLPPKCNLQMPPNC from the coding sequence ATGGCTACAGGGAAGTTGGTTGCTTCAATGTTGATAATGGTTGCATTAATGTTTGAGGGGTCAAGGGCAATGACCTTGTGTGACATAGACGATAAAGGTCTGGCGGACTGCAAGCCATCTGTGACCCAGCCGAACCCAGTCGACCCTTCACCTGACTGTTGCGAGGCGCTTAAAGGGGCCGACCTGGCATGCTTGTGTTCTTATAAGAATTCAATGTGGCTGCCGTCTTTTGGGATTGATCCGATGCTTGCCTTGAGTCTACCTCCCAAGTGCAATCTCCAAATGCCTCCTAATTGCTAA
- the LOC18612638 gene encoding uncharacterized protein At5g48480, translated as MAQQEVQNGGVEKAVAVKFTAMKPQLMVEAPKAVDAVQFYKTAFGAVEAGRTVYPKRKAEQELPHILSAELELAGSTILVSDIAEDSAPVKTEGNGCVLCLETEDVEAAIAKAVSAGAVAEGEVIEGEGACCGGRVGKVKDPYGYVWLICTPAKKCVDVEA; from the exons ATGGCGCAGCAGGAGGTGCAAAACGGAGGAGTGGAGAAGGCAGTCGCGGTTAAGTTCACGGCCATGAAGCCACAGCTGATGGTGGAGGCACCGAAGGCAGTCGATGCAGTGCAGTTCTACAAGACCGCGTTTGGCGCTGTTGAGGCAGGCCGTACTGTTTACCCTAAGCGCAAGGCTGAGCAGGAGCTCCCTCACATCCTCTCCGCTGAGCTGGAGCTCGCTGGCTCTACCATTCTCGTATCTGACATCGCCGAAGACTCGGCTCC GGTGAAAACTGAGGGGAATGGATGTGTGCTCTGCCTCGAGACCGAGGACGTGGAAGCAGCTATTGCCAAGGCTGTGAGCGCTGGAGCCGTTGCCGAAGGTGAGGTTATTGAGGGTGAAGGCGCGTGCTGTGGTGGTCGCGTGGGCAAAGTCAAGGATCCCTATGGATACGTTTGGCTCATCTGCACCCCCGCCAAGAAGTGCGTTGACGTGGAAGCTTAG
- the LOC18612640 gene encoding uncharacterized protein LOC18612640 produces MPLLPYFTLCFLSLIASPSPILNCQNSHAHPRKKQEKENTNWKLSSPSLLSFKGPLDLESQVNLQDIPPLLSLSLSLSLCHNMDDFYRRSHVPAFGSWDWNNDLPFTQCFESARQAGLLRYSYSEDRDLYVAGDLYENDVVTPAMIVVPRRRTKVRQSHVKEGKKQNWEVSDVKEPASPTPLPRPTPKPVDEDLYKISPELLYAKPKKKRGLGFFSSCLVPTCAL; encoded by the exons ATGCCCCTACTCCCCTACTTTACCCTATGCTTCCTCTCTCTCATAGCGTCCCCCTCCCCCATTTTAAATTGCCAGAATTCCCACGCCCATCCaagaaagaaacaagagaaagaGAACACAAATTGGAAACTCTCCAGTCCAAGTCTCCTCTCTTTCAAAGGGCCTCTTGATCTCGAAAGTCAGGTCAATCTCCAAGATATTCCACcacttctttctctctctctctctctctctctctgtcacAATATGGAT gATTTTTATAGAAGGAGCCATGTTCCAGCTTTTGGCAGCTGGGATTGGAACAATGACCTCCCTTTTACTCAGTGTTTTGAATCAGCTAGACAAGCTGGGTTGCTTCGTTACAGCTACTCCGAGGATCGCGATTTGTATGTTGCTGGTGATCTTTATGAGAATGACGTCGTTACTCCTGCCATGATTGTTGTTCCTCGCAGAAGG ACAAAAGTACGTCAGTCGCATGTTAAAGAAGGGAAAAAGCAAAACTGGGAGGTCAGTGACGTGAAGGAACCAGCAAGCCCCACTCCTCTGCCCAGGCCAACGCCCAAACCCGTTGATGAAGACCTCTACAAAATCTCCCCTGAGCTCCTTTACGCAAAGCCCAAAAAG AAGAGAGGATTGGGTTTCTTTTCAAGCTGCTTGGTGCCAACTTGTGCATTGTGA
- the LOC18612637 gene encoding uncharacterized protein LOC18612637, whose translation MLRSSVFFFFPACSTPNLPSLFFTSSIPSYLPHPHCHLQLKHPKRKKQFLGSVSSSYEVGGGYPHEEFDTVYKTQNQQVQDTQNLDSAQYEALLKGGDQVTSVLQEIITLLEDMNIDEASEEVAVELAAQGVIGKRVDEMESGFMMALDYMIQLAERDQDDKRKSLLEVIKETVLSHLTKKCPPHVQVIGLLCRTPQKESRHELLRRVAAGGGAFKSANGTKVHIPGANLNDIANQADDLLETMETRPVVPDRKLLARLVLIREEARNMMGGGILDERNDRGFSTLPESEVNFLTKLVALKPGKTVQEMIKNVMLGKDEGADYSDTDEEANAGRMKSSGIAGRGSVTGRKPLPVRPGMFLETVTKVLGGIYNGNVSGITAQHLEWVHQKTLQVLQEIAF comes from the exons ATGTTGCGGAGCAGtgtgttcttcttcttccctgcTTGTTCAACTCCAAATCTCCCGTCACTCTTCTTCACCTCATCAATCCCCTCTTACTTGCCCCATCCCCACTGTCACTTGCAACTAAAACACCCCAAGAGGAAGAAGCAATTCTTGGGCAGCGTGTCATCCAGCTATGAAGTTGGTGGAGGCTACCCTCATGAAGAATTTGATACAGTTTATAAAACCCAAAACCAACAAGTTCAAGACACCCAAAACTTAGATTCTGCACAGTATGAAGCTTTACTCAAAGGAGGAGACCAAGTCACTTCTGTTCTTCAAGAAATTATTACCCTT CTTGAAGATATGAACATTGATGAGGCATCTGAAGAGGTGGCTGTTGAATTAGCTGCACAAGGAGTAATTGGGAAAAGGGTGGACGAAATGGAATCAGGGTTCATGATGGCCTTAGATTACATGATCCAACTCGCTGAGAGGGACCAAGATGATAAG CGAAAGTCACTGCTTGAGGTGATTAAGGAGACCGTGCTATCACATCTCACAAAAAAATGTCCCCCACAT GTTCAAGTGATTGGGCTTCTCTGTAGAACACCCCAAAAAGAAAGCAGACATGAACTGCTACGGCGAGTGGCTGCTGGTGGTGGTGCTTTCAAAAGTGCAAATGGCACCAAAGTTCATATTCCTGGAGCAAATCTAAATGATATAGCAAACCAGGCTGATGATCTACTAGAG ACAATGGAAACTCGGCCGGTTGTCCCAGATCGAAAACTACTTGCAAGGCTTGTTTTGATCAGAGAGGAAGCTCGAAATATGATGGGAGGTGGAATATTGGATGAAAGAAATGACCGTGGTTTTAGTACTCTTCCTGAATCAGAG GTGAACTTCTTAACGAAACTTGTAGCTCTGAAACCTGGGAAAACTGTCCaggaaatgataaaaaatgtGATGCTAGGAAAGGATGAAGGTGCAGACTACTCTGACACCGATGAAGAAGCTAATGCTGGTAGAATGAAATCCAGCGGAATTGCAGGAAGG GGCAGTGTTACAGGGAGAAAACCGCTTCCTGTTCGCCCTGGCATGTTTCTTGAGACTGTCACAAAG GTCTTGGGTGGTATATACAATGGAAATGTCTCTGGCATAACTGCACAACATCTAGAATGG GTTCATCAGAAGACACTTCAAGTTCTTCAGGAAATTGCATTCTAA